From Eptesicus fuscus isolate TK198812 chromosome 22, DD_ASM_mEF_20220401, whole genome shotgun sequence, a single genomic window includes:
- the INTS3 gene encoding integrator complex subunit 3 has translation MELQKGKGAAAAAASGAAGGGGGAGAGAPGGGRLLLSTSLDAKDELEERLERCMSIVTSMTTGVSEREANDALNAYVCKGPPQHEEICLGLFTLVLTEPTQAQKCYRDLALVSRDGMNIVLNKINQILMEKYLKLQDTCRTQLVWLVRELVKSGVLGADGVCMTFMKQIAGGDITTKNIWLAESVLDILTEQREWVLKSSILIAMTVYTYLRLIVDHHGTAQLQALRQKEVDFCISLLRERFMECLMIGRDLVRLLQNVARIPEFELLWKDIIHNPQALSPQFTGILQLLQSRTSRKFLACRLTPDMETKLLFMTSRVRFGQQKRYQDWFQRQYLSTPDSQSLRCDLIRYICGVVHPSNEVLSSDILPRWAIIGWLLTTCTSNVAASNAKLALFYDWLFFSPDKDSIMNIEPAILVMHHSMKPHPAITATLLDFMCRIIPNFYPPLEGHVRQGVFSSLNHIVEKRVLAHLAPLFDNPKLDKELRAMLREKFPEFCSSPSPPVEVKIEEPVSMEMDNHMSDKDESCYDNAEAAFSDDEEDLNSKGKKREFRFHPIKETVVEEPVDITPYLDQLDESLRDKVLQLQKGSDTEAQCEVMQEIVDQVLEEDFDSEQLSVLASCLQELFKAHFRGEVLPEEVTEESLEESVGKPLYLIFRNLCQMQEDNSSFSLLLDLLSELYQRQPKIGYHLLYYLRASKAAAGKMNLYESFAQATQLGDLHTCLMMDMKACQEDDVRLLCHLTPSIYTEFPDETLRSGELLNMIVAVIDSAQLQELVCHVMMGNLVMFRKDSVLNILIQSLEWETFEQYCAWQLFLAHNIPLETIIPILQHLKYKEHPEALSCLLLQLRREKPSEEMVKMVLSRPCHPDDQFTTSILRHWCMKHDELLAEHIKSLLIKNNSLPRKRQSLRSSSSKLAQLTLEQILEHLDNLRLNLTNTKQNFFSQTPILQALQHVQASCDEAHKMKFSDLFSLAEEYEDSSTKPPKSRRKAALSSPRSRKNATQPPNAEEESGSSSASEEEDTKPKPTKRKRKGSSAVGSDSD, from the exons atggagttacagaaggggaagggggcagcagcagctgctgcttcaggagcagcgggaggtggaggaggagcgggagcaggagCCCCAGGCGGGGGGAGGCTGCTACTTTCCACCAGTTTGGATGCCAAGGATGAGTTAGAGGAG AGATTGGAAAGATGTATGAGCATTGTGACATCGATGACTACTGGTGTCTCAGAGAGAGAGGCCAATGATGCCCTTAATGCCTAC GTATGCAAAGGCCccccacaacatgaggaaatCTGCCTGGGTCTCTTTACCCTTGTCCTCACTGAACCTACTCAAGCCCAGAAG TGTTACCGGGACTTGGCTCTGGTGTCTCGTGACGGCATGAATATTGTCTTGAACAAAATCAACCAGATCCTTATGGAGAAGTACTTGAAGTTGCAGGACACCTGCCGAACTCAG tTGGTGTGGTTGGTACGGGAACTAGTGAAGAGTGGGGTTCTGGGAGCTGATGGTGTATGCATGACATTCATGAAGCAGATTGCTG GTGGGGACATTACGACAAAAAATATCTGGTTGGCAGAAAGTGTCCTGGATATCCTGACGGAGCAGAG GGAGTGGGTGTTAAAGAGCAGCATCCTCATTGCCATGACCGTTTACACATACCTCCGCCTCATTGTCGACCACCACGGGACCGCCCAGCTTCAGGCCCTGCGGCAGAAGGAGGTGGACTTCTGCATCTCACTGCTTCGGGAACGG TTCATGGAATGTTTGATGATTGGCCGGGACCTCGTAAGACTACTTCAGAATGTTGCCAGGATACCAGAATTTGAACTTCTTTGGAAAGATATTATCCATAACCCTCAAGCCCTGAGTCCTCAGTTCACAG GTATCCTGCAGCTTCTTCAGTCAAGGACATCCCGAAAATTCCTAGCATGCCGTCTAACCCCAGACATGGAGACGAAGCTTCTCTTCATGACCTCCCGG GTGCGGTTTGGTCAACAAAAGCGATACCAGGATTGGTTCCAGCGCCAGTATCTGTCAACCCCAGACAGTCAGTCTCTGCGCTGTGACCTCATTCGCTACATCTGTGGGGTTGTCCACCCTTCTAATGAAGTGCTGAGTTCAGATATCTTGCCCCGATGGGCCATCATTGGTTGGTTGCTGACAACATGCACG tCAAATGTCGCTGCCTCTAATGCCAAGCTGGCTTTGTTTTACGACTGGCTGTTCTTTAGCCCAGACAAGGATAGCATTATGAACATAG AGCCAGCCATCCTGGTCATGCATCACTCCATGAAGCCCCACCCAGCCATCACCGCCACACTCCTGGACTTCATGTGCCGT aTCATTCCCAACTTCTACCCACCACTGGAGGGCCACGTGCGGCAGGGTGTCTTTTCCTCCCTCAACCACATTGTGGAGAAACGGGTCTTGGC GCATTTGGCTCCCCTGTTTGACAACCCTAAATTGGATAAGGAGCTGCGGGCCATGCTGAGGGAGAAGTTTCCTGAGTTCTGCAGTTCACCCAGCCCTCCTGTGGAAG TCAAAATTGAGGAGCCAGTTTCCATGGAGATGGACAACCATATGTCAGACAAGGATGAGAGTTGCTATGACAATGCAGAAGCAGCCTTCAGTGATGATGAGGAGGATCTCAACAGCAAAG gaaagaagagggagtttCGTTTCCACCCTATCAAGGAGACAGTTGTGGAGGAGCCAGTTGATATCACCCCTTACCTTGACCAGTTGGATGAGTCCTTACGGGACAAAGTGCTCCAGCTACAGAAAGGCAG TGATACAGAGGCCCAGTGTGAGGTCATGCAGGAAATTGTGGACCAGGTCCTGGAG GAAGACTTTGACTCAGAGCAGCTGTCGGTCCTTGCGTCCTGCCTACAGGAGCTCTTCAAGGCCCACTTCCGAGGGGAGGTGCTGCCCGAGGAGGTTACGGAGGA GTCCCTGGAGGAATCTGTGGGGAAGCCCCTCTACCTAATATTTAG GAACCTGTGCCAGATGCAGGAAGACAACAGCAGCTTCTCTCTGCTTCTGGACCTTCTCTCCGAGCTCTACCAGAGGCAGCCCAAGATCGGCTACCACCTGCTCTACTACCTGAGGGCCAG CAAAGCCGCCGCAGGGAAGATGAACCTGTACGAGTCGtttgcccaggccacccagctgggTGACCTGCACACCTGCTTAATGATGGACATGAAGGCCTGCCAGGAGGACGACGTGCGACTGCTGTGCCACCTCACACCCTCCATCTACACAGAG TTTCCAGATGAGACCTTGCGGAGTGGGGAGCTACTGAACATGATCGTGGCCGTTATTGACTCTGCACAG cTCCAGGAGCTGGTCTGCCATGTGATGATGGGGAACCTGGTCATGTTTCGAAAAGACTCCGTCCTCAACATACTCA TCCAGAGCCTAGAGTGGGAAACCTTTGAACAGTACTGTGCCTGGCAGCTCTTCCTGGCCCACAACATACCCCTGGAAACCATCATCCCCATCTTGCAGCACCTCAAGTACAAGG AGCACCCCGAGGCCCTGTCCTGCCTTCTGCTTCAGCTCCGGAGAGAGAA GCCCAGCGAGGAGATGGTCAAGATGGTGCTGAGCCGGCCCTGCCACCCCGATGACCAGTTCACCACCAGCATCCTGCGACACTGGTGCATGAAGCACGATGAACTGCTGGCCGAGCACATCAAGTCCCTGCTCATCAAGAACAACAGCCTCCCACGcaagaggcagag CCTGAGGAGCTCCAGCAGCAAGCTGGCCCAGCTGACTCTGGAGCAGATCCTGGAGCACTTGGACAACCTGCGTCTCAACCTGACCAACACCAAGCAGAACT tCTTTAGCCAGACCCCCATCCTCCAGGCGCTGCAGCATGTCCAGGCGAGCTGCGACGAAGCCCACAAGATGAA GTTCAGCGACCTCTTCTCCCTGGCAGAGGAATACGAGGACTCTTCCACCAAACCCCCCAAGAGCCGGCGAAAAGCAGCTCTCTCCAGCCCCCGGAGTCGAAAGAATGCCACTCAGCCCCCCAATGCCGAAGAAGAGTCTGGCTCTAGCAGTGCCTCG GAGGAAGAAGACACAAAGCCGAAGCCCACCAAGCGGAAGCGGAAGGGGTCCTCCGCCGTGGGGTCTGACAGTGACTGA